A single window of Sneathiella limimaris DNA harbors:
- the ribA gene encoding GTP cyclohydrolase II — MTNPAALPDASKSLRNVDRALADLRRALCVIITDNESAALILSTETVFAGALQHLESLAGTPARLALTAHRANVLHIMPTGDDTILLSIEDWMKPELLRSLADATHDLDQPFRGPFNRIKEMAPNTAKAGIKLAKLGRLLPSVLIADLDPAKVETLKAEADLLAVSVDEIFGYDDQAARQLKPVAIANVPLQASENTKIQAFRPLDGGIEHLAIIIGDPKRHEPVLARLHSECFTGDLVGSLKCDCGEQLRGAIKAISDQGSGVLLYLAQEGRGIGLINKLRAYKLQGDGFDTIDSNERLGFDADERIFRPAAEMLKHMGFDSVRLMTNNPEKIEGMERSGIKVVERVSHKFPSNTHNELYLATKRKKSGHYL; from the coding sequence ATGACAAATCCGGCAGCTTTACCAGACGCCTCTAAAAGCCTTCGAAATGTGGATAGAGCTCTCGCTGATCTTAGGCGGGCTCTTTGTGTAATCATTACAGATAATGAAAGCGCTGCTCTTATCCTCTCAACCGAAACAGTTTTTGCCGGTGCCCTCCAGCATTTAGAGAGCCTTGCAGGCACTCCAGCTCGTCTTGCTCTGACCGCTCATCGGGCGAATGTGCTGCATATCATGCCAACGGGTGATGATACCATTTTGCTCTCCATCGAAGACTGGATGAAACCCGAACTTCTTCGCTCTCTTGCAGATGCGACACATGATCTGGACCAGCCGTTTCGGGGGCCTTTTAACCGGATTAAGGAAATGGCTCCTAACACGGCCAAGGCAGGTATCAAGCTAGCAAAATTGGGGCGGCTCCTGCCCTCCGTACTCATCGCGGATCTGGACCCTGCAAAAGTTGAAACATTAAAGGCAGAAGCAGACCTTCTGGCTGTCTCTGTTGATGAAATCTTTGGCTATGACGATCAAGCCGCCCGCCAACTGAAGCCTGTCGCTATCGCCAACGTACCGTTGCAAGCTTCCGAGAATACAAAGATTCAAGCCTTTCGTCCGCTTGATGGCGGCATAGAGCACCTGGCTATAATCATCGGTGATCCGAAACGGCACGAACCGGTTCTCGCCCGTCTACATTCGGAATGTTTTACAGGTGATCTCGTGGGATCCCTCAAATGTGACTGCGGAGAGCAACTTCGCGGTGCAATCAAAGCAATTTCCGATCAAGGTTCAGGTGTTCTTCTGTATCTGGCTCAGGAAGGGCGCGGGATCGGCCTTATCAACAAGCTAAGAGCCTACAAACTCCAAGGGGATGGATTTGATACCATCGACTCCAACGAACGGCTCGGCTTTGATGCGGATGAACGGATATTCCGGCCCGCTGCAGAAATGCTAAAGCATATGGGCTTCGACAGCGTTCGCCTTATGACCAACAACCCTGAAAAAATCGAAGGGATGGAGCGCTCTGGCATCAAGGTCGTTGAGCGGGTTTCCCATAAATTTCCCTCCAATACCCATAATGAGCTTTATCTGGCAACAAAACGCAAGAAGAGTGGCCATTATCTCTAA
- a CDS encoding DMT family transporter encodes MSTKPQSVDFLALLSLSIMWSSSFLFIKFAVDTLPPQSVAAGRILIAAVVLYLVMRIRGAELPRDRRSWLFFIAVGIVGNVLPFNMISWAQLTTPSSVASILIGTAPLIGFVLGHLLTEDEKLTPDRVFGVLVGFIGLIVLIGPEAILQLGTNAVSQLAIVAGATCYVTAGFITRAMPPMDSFARAAGVLLVASIIAVPIAIYVDEPWTLTPSMESLGALVVLGIFPTAIATMVLYFVIMRVGATFVALNNYLNPVLGVLWGVLFAAEIPTSQTYMGLGLILAGMIFTQLKLSHLIIRPQS; translated from the coding sequence ATGTCAACGAAACCCCAATCTGTCGACTTCCTGGCACTCCTCTCTCTGTCTATAATGTGGAGCTCCAGCTTCTTGTTTATCAAGTTCGCCGTTGATACATTGCCGCCGCAATCAGTGGCCGCGGGCCGGATCCTAATTGCGGCAGTTGTCCTTTATCTGGTTATGCGGATTAGGGGAGCAGAGCTACCTCGGGATCGGCGAAGTTGGCTGTTTTTCATTGCCGTGGGCATTGTCGGTAATGTGTTGCCCTTTAATATGATTAGCTGGGCACAGCTGACAACACCAAGCTCAGTGGCGTCTATCCTAATCGGGACTGCCCCGTTAATCGGTTTTGTATTGGGGCATCTATTGACTGAGGATGAGAAGCTGACCCCAGACCGGGTTTTTGGCGTTCTGGTAGGGTTTATCGGGCTCATTGTGCTGATCGGACCAGAAGCGATTTTGCAGCTTGGAACCAATGCGGTCAGTCAACTTGCTATTGTGGCAGGGGCAACTTGTTATGTAACCGCTGGCTTTATCACACGGGCTATGCCGCCTATGGATTCGTTCGCTCGGGCAGCGGGGGTGCTTTTAGTGGCCAGTATCATAGCTGTTCCAATCGCCATCTATGTAGATGAGCCATGGACACTGACACCCTCAATGGAATCTTTGGGCGCGCTGGTAGTGCTTGGGATATTCCCAACCGCGATTGCAACGATGGTTCTCTACTTCGTGATTATGCGAGTTGGAGCGACTTTTGTCGCGTTGAATAACTACCTGAACCCGGTTTTGGGTGTTCTGTGGGGTGTCTTGTTTGCGGCGGAGATTCCCACCTCGCAAACCTATATGGGGCTCGGCCTAATTCTCGCAGGGATGATTTTTACTCAACTAAAATTATCCCACCTAATCATACGTCCTCAATCTTAG
- a CDS encoding L,D-transpeptidase family protein, with protein MHIQVKAINGHKGILLFREKRYDCALGKAGVTHLKKEGDHASPIGTFPLRSVYYRQDRLPEPPETHLPLHPISQTDGWCDDPQLPEYNRKVSLPFTGSHEVMAREDHLYDIVVILGHNDNPPVPGEGSCIFMHVATEEYSGTEGCVALAKADLLELLKTVSTDTLIEILPN; from the coding sequence ATGCATATTCAAGTGAAAGCGATCAATGGTCACAAAGGTATTCTCTTATTCAGAGAGAAAAGGTATGACTGCGCTCTTGGTAAAGCCGGGGTAACGCACCTTAAGAAGGAAGGTGATCACGCTAGCCCGATTGGTACTTTTCCGCTTCGGTCAGTCTACTACCGCCAGGATCGGTTGCCGGAACCGCCAGAAACGCACCTTCCGCTGCATCCAATATCCCAAACTGATGGCTGGTGTGATGACCCACAACTTCCAGAATATAACCGTAAAGTAAGTTTACCCTTCACAGGCAGCCATGAGGTTATGGCGAGGGAAGACCATCTCTACGACATCGTTGTCATTCTGGGTCACAATGATAATCCCCCTGTTCCTGGAGAAGGTAGCTGTATTTTCATGCATGTTGCCACTGAAGAGTATAGCGGAACCGAGGGGTGTGTTGCCCTGGCAAAGGCAGATCTACTGGAATTACTGAAAACTGTAAGCACCGACACACTTATTGAGATTTTACCAAATTAG
- a CDS encoding MATE family efflux transporter: MTDPTSFPEKNAYLTASLPSLFLKTAAPIILVTFTNGLYTVVDGWFIGRYVGPDALSAVTMVFPLFMMIIALGTLVSSGFASVFSRYFGAGKKELGEQSMLSALLLSFFICLILILLYQAWGFQLVQAIANGIDPLAEMGDIYLSLTIAYSPLFFLVALLSDSLRCQGKVGMMALISILANVFNITCNYILIVGLDMGVAGSAYGTALAQGGASLICLIYFYTRKDTARFRFTGFKNLTLNWGQFLALGAPISLTYVGVSIITGANIYQIQQWHTGEYEVSVAAYGIVTRLLTFGYMPLLGLTLAQQAIVGNNYGAGLWDRTYSCLRLTVTIAFVYCATLQILFMVFPSEIAGIFVQDPAVIAETNRILSLFAILYVLFGPLLMFPGFFQAIGDAPKAATLSLTKIYLISLPMIMGLPHLMGEVGIWYAAPVTEAAALIVTLIVVSRVVRHQQGLRGWMQARSSST, translated from the coding sequence ATGACTGACCCAACTTCTTTTCCCGAAAAGAACGCTTACCTAACGGCTTCCCTGCCCTCCCTATTTTTGAAAACAGCCGCGCCAATCATATTGGTGACTTTTACAAACGGTTTGTACACAGTTGTCGATGGGTGGTTTATTGGCCGATATGTAGGCCCTGATGCCCTCTCCGCTGTGACAATGGTGTTCCCACTATTCATGATGATTATCGCTCTTGGAACCCTCGTTTCAAGCGGCTTTGCAAGTGTGTTTTCACGTTATTTCGGTGCCGGAAAGAAAGAGCTGGGAGAGCAATCAATGCTCAGCGCCTTACTTCTTTCGTTTTTCATCTGCTTGATCCTTATTCTTCTTTATCAGGCATGGGGTTTTCAACTGGTTCAGGCGATTGCTAATGGCATCGATCCACTCGCAGAGATGGGAGATATCTATCTCAGCCTGACCATCGCCTATAGTCCACTCTTCTTTTTGGTTGCTTTGCTTTCAGACAGCCTGCGTTGCCAAGGCAAGGTGGGCATGATGGCCCTCATCTCTATTCTGGCGAACGTATTTAACATCACCTGCAACTACATTCTGATTGTCGGGCTGGATATGGGGGTGGCCGGCAGTGCCTATGGTACAGCCCTTGCCCAGGGCGGCGCATCACTCATATGCCTAATCTATTTCTACACGCGAAAAGATACGGCTCGCTTCAGATTTACGGGGTTCAAAAACCTCACTTTAAACTGGGGGCAGTTTCTTGCGCTTGGCGCACCGATAAGTCTGACATATGTCGGCGTATCAATAATTACCGGCGCAAATATCTATCAAATCCAACAGTGGCATACCGGAGAGTATGAAGTCTCTGTGGCAGCCTACGGTATTGTGACCAGACTCTTGACCTTTGGCTATATGCCGCTTCTAGGTCTAACCCTTGCGCAGCAGGCAATTGTCGGTAATAACTATGGGGCAGGATTATGGGACCGGACCTACAGCTGTCTTCGCCTGACAGTAACCATAGCTTTCGTCTATTGTGCCACGCTACAGATCCTCTTTATGGTTTTTCCATCAGAAATCGCTGGAATTTTCGTACAGGATCCAGCTGTCATTGCAGAAACAAACAGAATCCTGAGCCTGTTTGCTATTCTTTATGTTCTTTTTGGACCCTTGCTAATGTTTCCGGGATTTTTCCAAGCCATTGGAGATGCCCCAAAAGCCGCGACACTTAGCCTGACAAAAATTTACCTGATTAGTCTCCCGATGATCATGGGACTGCCCCACTTAATGGGGGAAGTTGGAATTTGGTACGCAGCGCCCGTTACTGAGGCTGCCGCCCTGATCGTCACGCTGATCGTCGTCAGTCGAGTTGTCAGGCATCAACAAGGGTTGCGCGGATGGATGCAAGCCAGAAGCAGCTCCACTTAG
- a CDS encoding YggS family pyridoxal phosphate-dependent enzyme has protein sequence MSDVAANLQDIKARIKKRAEKWGQDPAKVSLIAVSKQQPIERVIEALEAGHRVFGENRVQEAQGKWPELKRKYEGVELHLIGPLQSNKAKEAVELFDVIQTVDRPKIAKALASEMEKQGKRVPVYIQVNIGAEPQKSGIAIEDTDAFVAECRDVHKLDVQGLMCIPPVEEQPAPYFVLLGKIAVRNGLEKLSMGMSSDYEYAVQFGARYVRVGTGVFGARSPR, from the coding sequence ATGTCGGACGTTGCCGCTAATCTTCAGGATATCAAGGCCCGGATCAAGAAAAGAGCAGAAAAATGGGGTCAGGACCCGGCTAAAGTCTCTTTAATAGCTGTTTCCAAGCAACAACCTATCGAGCGCGTCATTGAGGCGCTGGAAGCAGGACATCGAGTATTTGGGGAGAACCGAGTTCAGGAAGCACAAGGCAAATGGCCAGAGCTTAAAAGGAAATATGAAGGTGTGGAGCTCCACCTGATCGGACCTCTTCAAAGTAATAAGGCGAAAGAGGCTGTAGAGTTGTTTGATGTGATCCAGACCGTTGATCGACCTAAAATTGCCAAAGCCCTTGCTTCAGAAATGGAAAAGCAAGGGAAAAGAGTTCCGGTTTATATTCAGGTCAATATTGGGGCGGAACCTCAGAAATCAGGCATTGCCATTGAGGACACAGACGCTTTTGTTGCTGAATGTCGGGATGTTCATAAACTGGATGTTCAGGGGTTAATGTGTATTCCTCCTGTAGAAGAACAGCCAGCGCCCTATTTTGTTTTGCTTGGCAAGATTGCAGTCCGAAATGGTCTTGAGAAGCTGTCCATGGGTATGAGCAGTGATTATGAATACGCGGTACAGTTTGGCGCTCGCTATGTGAGGGTGGGCACAGGCGTTTTTGGCGCCCGGTCCCCCAGATAA
- a CDS encoding thiamine phosphate synthase has product MFLQRSSETIDPLFPSAFYFTDDNRSTDLPSVIARLPSDTGVIFRHYDHPKRKELAAVILNQCARRQLPCFIAKDAAVAYLMGADGVHLPEYMIPRIPLLKHRYHGLLISVACHNRRSLLTAERLGADLAFLSPLFPTKSHPGARTLSPIKASTSINLLKNMPVYGLGGVTANKLKRLKLAGFKGFGAISLFEES; this is encoded by the coding sequence ATGTTTTTACAGCGATCTTCTGAAACGATAGACCCATTATTTCCAAGTGCTTTCTATTTCACTGATGACAACCGGTCCACGGATCTGCCCTCTGTCATCGCCCGCTTGCCCAGTGATACAGGTGTGATTTTTCGCCACTACGACCATCCAAAAAGAAAAGAGCTAGCAGCAGTCATCCTAAACCAATGTGCAAGAAGACAATTACCATGCTTCATCGCAAAAGATGCAGCCGTAGCCTATCTGATGGGAGCTGACGGCGTGCATTTACCAGAGTATATGATCCCAAGGATTCCGCTCCTAAAGCATCGTTATCATGGCCTTCTCATCAGTGTCGCCTGTCATAATAGGCGGTCCCTCCTGACAGCCGAGAGGCTCGGCGCTGATCTTGCTTTCCTCTCCCCCCTATTTCCCACCAAGAGCCACCCGGGCGCACGAACCCTGTCTCCAATTAAGGCTTCAACATCAATTAACTTATTGAAAAATATGCCAGTTTATGGACTTGGCGGCGTGACAGCAAATAAGCTTAAACGCCTAAAACTGGCTGGCTTTAAGGGCTTTGGAGCGATTTCACTTTTTGAGGAAAGTTAG
- a CDS encoding sulfotransferase domain-containing protein, with translation MPSIVWIASYPKSGNTWVRMLLNNYFLGGENRQDLNSLDLSTFGGSSKSSYRAVTDEDVDKLTDPDIMKLTPKAHAFIASRGAGLKFVKTHNLLNTLHGVPLITPEVTRSAFYILRNPLDTVISVADHFGLSLDQAIEFMNNQSGSTAPNETMVRQVFSSWANNIASWTQRPPFPVWVIRYEDLHADPTKTMGNALKFLGVNLDEKMLQRAIRQSSFKSLKAMEKKDGFAERSQHSKSFFRSGKTGQWRSKLTSEQVDRIISTNRPLMQHFGYLPEGY, from the coding sequence ATGCCTTCGATTGTTTGGATTGCATCCTATCCAAAATCCGGGAATACCTGGGTTCGGATGCTATTAAATAACTATTTTCTCGGCGGAGAAAACCGACAGGATCTAAATAGTCTGGATTTGTCTACTTTTGGAGGTTCTAGCAAATCTTCATACCGGGCCGTGACTGACGAAGATGTGGATAAACTGACTGATCCAGACATTATGAAGCTGACCCCAAAAGCCCATGCTTTTATTGCGTCCAGAGGGGCAGGGCTGAAGTTTGTAAAAACTCATAACCTTTTGAATACATTGCACGGGGTGCCACTCATCACGCCTGAAGTCACGAGATCAGCGTTTTACATTCTCCGAAATCCACTGGATACCGTAATTTCTGTAGCCGATCATTTCGGGCTCTCTCTTGATCAGGCTATAGAGTTTATGAATAACCAAAGTGGAAGTACTGCACCTAACGAGACTATGGTCCGGCAAGTCTTTAGCTCCTGGGCTAATAACATCGCGAGTTGGACGCAGCGTCCTCCTTTTCCGGTTTGGGTAATTCGGTATGAAGATCTTCATGCCGATCCTACCAAAACCATGGGCAATGCACTGAAATTTCTAGGCGTAAATCTCGATGAGAAAATGCTTCAAAGAGCCATTCGTCAGTCATCTTTTAAGTCATTAAAGGCTATGGAAAAGAAAGATGGATTTGCGGAAAGGTCGCAACATAGCAAAAGCTTCTTCCGAAGCGGTAAAACTGGACAATGGCGATCCAAGCTGACTTCTGAACAAGTCGATCGTATCATTTCGACCAACCGTCCCTTGATGCAGCATTTTGGTTATTTACCAGAAGGCTACTAA
- a CDS encoding sulfotransferase domain-containing protein, with amino-acid sequence MGGIIWLASYPKSGNTWVRSFLQNLILNPAKSVHINELSQFAYGDGQKYWYEQAAGGKLDGLSPEEVMKLTPKAHHLMTRSRPQSVFVKTHNFLGKNWDVPFITAEETAGAIHIVRNPLDVSISLAHHFGFSIDEAIDFMNNPDAQTPEDDYKLAQVYGTWSSHVASWEKFNPQYLHRMRYEDMLFKPGATFSKLAKFLGINPPKNILAKAIKNSSFKSLKEQEKKDGFIERSDKAESFFRSGKAGGWRQELTEEQVKRVVDVHGEKMAEYGYLKGVKV; translated from the coding sequence ATGGGTGGTATCATCTGGCTGGCATCGTATCCGAAATCAGGAAATACTTGGGTTCGGTCTTTTTTGCAGAACCTGATTTTAAACCCAGCAAAATCTGTCCATATCAACGAGCTATCTCAGTTTGCCTATGGGGATGGCCAGAAATATTGGTATGAACAGGCTGCTGGCGGAAAGCTTGATGGACTTAGTCCCGAAGAGGTCATGAAGTTGACCCCGAAAGCTCATCATTTGATGACCCGCTCCAGACCTCAATCCGTATTCGTTAAAACCCACAACTTTCTCGGTAAAAATTGGGATGTGCCTTTTATTACAGCCGAAGAAACGGCGGGCGCGATCCATATTGTGCGAAATCCGTTAGATGTATCCATCAGCCTTGCACATCATTTCGGCTTCTCGATCGATGAAGCCATTGATTTCATGAACAACCCAGACGCACAAACCCCGGAAGATGACTATAAACTAGCGCAAGTTTATGGAACCTGGTCCAGCCATGTGGCCAGTTGGGAGAAGTTCAATCCCCAGTATCTGCACCGTATGCGATACGAAGATATGCTTTTTAAACCTGGGGCGACATTTTCAAAACTGGCAAAATTTTTGGGCATAAACCCCCCAAAAAATATTCTCGCCAAGGCCATTAAGAACTCCTCCTTCAAGTCTCTAAAAGAGCAGGAGAAAAAGGATGGCTTTATAGAAAGATCTGATAAGGCAGAGAGTTTTTTTAGGTCTGGCAAGGCGGGTGGCTGGCGGCAGGAATTGACAGAGGAGCAGGTCAAGCGTGTTGTCGATGTGCACGGAGAGAAAATGGCAGAATATGGCTACTTAAAGGGGGTTAAAGTCTAG
- a CDS encoding porin, whose protein sequence is MKKVILGTTALVAASALTAGTASAAEKIKLGLGGYLQTSFVVADYDDGDQLPTDIRHEGEVFFMGSTTLDNGLTFGVNVQLEARATGDQVDETYMYIDGSFGRVLVGSENSAAYLMHYASPSPVPAWGLVSPNADASGLGINPSTYINDISDADKITYFTPRFSGFQLGVSYTPDSDEETGTGASPYAVIKDEGASDEGFSIAANYTGKFSSVGVAASLGYELVTSDTAEDQDEIAGGIVIDVAGFSVGAAYKFTDNDGNVDDEERHDYNVGLTYGQGPWKIGVQYAGVDLDDASDGHLDSVVVGGQYVLGPGITAFGGVQFWDAEDDLESATVGDGATIFFVGTSLSF, encoded by the coding sequence ATGAAAAAAGTAATCTTGGGCACAACAGCTTTGGTAGCTGCTAGTGCACTCACAGCAGGCACAGCTTCTGCTGCTGAAAAAATCAAACTCGGCCTCGGTGGTTACCTGCAGACTTCATTCGTAGTTGCTGACTACGATGATGGCGATCAGCTGCCAACAGACATCCGTCACGAAGGCGAAGTCTTCTTCATGGGTTCAACAACTCTGGACAACGGCCTGACTTTCGGTGTCAACGTTCAGTTGGAAGCTCGTGCAACAGGCGACCAGGTTGACGAAACTTACATGTACATCGACGGTTCTTTTGGTCGTGTTCTGGTTGGTTCTGAAAACTCAGCTGCTTACCTGATGCATTATGCATCACCATCACCAGTTCCAGCTTGGGGCTTGGTATCTCCTAACGCTGATGCATCTGGCTTGGGCATTAACCCATCCACATACATCAACGACATCAGCGACGCTGACAAAATCACATACTTCACACCACGCTTCTCCGGCTTCCAGCTGGGTGTTTCTTACACTCCAGACTCTGACGAAGAAACAGGTACAGGTGCATCTCCTTACGCAGTCATCAAAGACGAAGGCGCATCTGACGAAGGTTTCTCTATTGCTGCTAACTACACAGGCAAATTCTCAAGCGTTGGTGTAGCAGCTTCTCTCGGTTACGAACTGGTAACAAGCGACACTGCTGAAGATCAGGACGAAATCGCTGGTGGTATCGTTATTGATGTTGCAGGTTTCTCTGTCGGTGCTGCATACAAATTCACAGACAACGACGGTAACGTTGATGACGAAGAACGTCATGACTACAACGTTGGTCTGACTTATGGTCAGGGCCCATGGAAAATCGGCGTACAGTACGCTGGTGTAGATCTTGACGACGCTTCTGACGGACACCTTGACTCAGTAGTAGTCGGTGGTCAGTACGTTCTTGGCCCAGGAATCACTGCATTCGGTGGTGTACAGTTCTGGGATGCAGAAGACGATCTTGAAAGCGCAACTGTTGGTGATGGCGCTACGATCTTCTTCGTAGGTACATCTCTGTCCTTCTAA
- a CDS encoding DUF3576 domain-containing protein — MKSKTQKCSFKFAAFGFLSLFLLSSCSSNLGTDSSFPESGASGQVFPAGRPKERETIFGEGGILGGGKSLEENQGGSGIGVNGYLWRASLDTLSFMPLSSADPFGGVIITDWYTPAESPGERFKVTVYILDRRLRADGIRVSAFKQNLDSTNNWVPVELTPKTITNLENAILRRARELRITREGE; from the coding sequence ATGAAATCGAAGACGCAGAAATGCAGTTTTAAATTTGCAGCTTTCGGGTTTTTAAGCCTTTTTCTGCTTTCCAGCTGCAGCAGTAATCTAGGTACGGATTCATCCTTTCCTGAATCTGGTGCTTCTGGTCAGGTTTTTCCCGCAGGTCGCCCGAAAGAACGTGAAACCATTTTCGGAGAGGGTGGGATTCTCGGTGGTGGAAAATCACTTGAAGAAAACCAAGGTGGAAGTGGTATTGGCGTAAATGGGTATTTGTGGCGGGCATCTCTCGATACACTCTCCTTTATGCCTTTAAGTTCCGCGGATCCGTTTGGCGGTGTGATTATCACAGACTGGTACACACCCGCTGAGTCTCCAGGAGAACGTTTTAAAGTGACCGTTTATATTCTGGATCGCCGGCTTCGTGCTGATGGGATCAGAGTTTCTGCGTTCAAGCAAAATCTTGACAGCACTAATAACTGGGTCCCGGTAGAGCTCACCCCCAAAACAATCACAAACCTGGAAAATGCAATTCTTCGGCGTGCGCGCGAACTTCGGATCACTCGCGAAGGCGAATAA